From Pedobacter sp. MC2016-14:
TGGTAAACAGATGCTTTGATGGGATGCCTTGTTCTGAAGCAGATCAGCAGTTGAACAGACGTACCGAGTTTGATGTAATCATCAATGGTGTAAACATCACCAGAACAAACTGCGACGATATGTAACATTCCTCGCCTGGCGGGGTTGTTCCTTCCTCATGAAAGTTAGGTTTGCATGAAATGAGGATTGCTACTCATTTCTAAATCACTAAGCATACAAAGAGATCATAAAAAAGCCTATCCGAAAAAACGGATAGGCTTTTTTATGATCTTGTTTTAAGCTATACTTGCTCTTTTTGAACTACAGCAGGGAAAGTTTGCAGGATGATTTTAAAGTCTAGCCAGAATGAATAATTCTGCGCATAGAAATTATCCAGCTTTTTACGTTCTCTTTCAGACATATCAGCCTTTCCTCTTCTGCTTACCTGCCATAATCCGGTTAAACCTGCAGGACCAAGAAAACGCATTGACCATTCATTAGAAGTCAGCATTTCTGCTTCATACAGTGGCAATGGACGGTTTCCTACTACAGACATATCGCCGAAGAAAACATTTAAAAGTTGAGGCAGCTCATCTATACTGTATTTTCTGATGAAGTGTCCAAATTTAGTGATTCTTGGATCATTCTTTAATTTCACAAAAGTTGTGGCGCCGGTTTCTGACTTGTCATATTGATTAAGTTCATTACTTAACGCCTGAAGCTCATTACTGGCATTGGCACGCATAGAACGAAACTTGTAGAAGTCGAACACCTGATACCCGGTCCCTACCCTTTTACTTTTAAAAATAATTGGCCCCTTAGATTCAATAGCAATGATAATGGCTACAATTAATAAAAAAGGAGAAAGCACTAATAAAACCATACCTGAACTTACAATGTCAAATATTCTTTTGTAAATAGGGATTTTGTACGTAACATCAATTTTAGCAAGGTCTGCCATCTGAGGTTTGATGAGTTTAAACTTCACCAAAAAAATGATCCGCTCGCAAAGATCTTCCAATGGAACCGGAGACACATAAAGGTCATTCACTTTATGCTTCATCGCCATTTCCCTGATTTCGGGATCTGCAGATTTAGAAAGCAATACGATAACCAATCCTTTTAATAAAGGATCTTTCTTTATTGACCTGATAAATTCAAAAGATTTCACTTTATCATCTACTTCCATCACAATGACGTCTGGTAAATTGAATAAAGATTGGTCTTTAAGGTAATTAATGCAGTCTTCTATAGTAGGTTCCTGATGCAGAAAAAATGTCTGCTCTAACCTGGGTAAAGCTTCCTCTTTAAAAGATTCCCCGGAATAAAGTAACCTGATTGGATTTTTTGAACTAACCTCGGATTGAATCATACTTTAAGAAAACATTAGAAATTGCTGTTTTTAATTGCGCAGGATTGAATGGTTTTGGGATGAAATCATCCACGGTGAAACTCATTTTAGATACCAATCCTTCTAAATCACTGGCACCTGATAAGATAATTACAGGTGTATGTCTGTAAAAGCCACTTATTTTTAGATTGTAAATGAATGAACTTCCGTCAAAATAAGGCATTTCAAGATCTGATATAATTAAGGCGGGCGAATGGCCTTCTTCCAACCAGGTTAAGGCCTCCACCCCGCTGGTTTTGATAATTAAGTCATATTCAGCAGATAAAACAAAATTCAACAATTTGAGAATTGTGATTTCATCATCTACGATAAGTATTTGTTTCTTAGACATACCAAATTAAATATTCCACATCCATTTAATAAACGAACATACGAAATTATAACAGAATGTGCTGAATTTTATACTATAAAAATCAAAATTGCCATTATTGGCAAAAAAAAAGCTGAAACATATGCATTTATGTTTCAGCTTTTAAATATAACATTAAAATAATGTTAGCTAATGATTAGCACTATTGAGCACGGCCAGACTTTTTATCTTCACCACGGCCAATAAGATAACCAGCACCTGCTCCGGCTACACCACCGATAATAGCACCTTTTCCTTTACCAATTAACGCGCCACCAACTGCACCAGCACCGGCCCCTATTAATGTACCTTTTGCTGCACTACTCCAACCTTTCTTTTTGGTTGTGGTGGTAGTAGTGGTAGTTTGACTTGTTGCAGGTGCTGCATTGGCTGATGCCCGTTGCTCTGCAAGCATAAGCGTACGTTTCTCTTCTGCTACTCGTGCCACTTCTTTCTGACGATCTGCTTCTTGTTTTTGCATCACAACAGCTTTATTCAAACTGTCTAACCTGATACTGTCTTTTACAGCTTTAACGGCAGCTTGCATAGCAGCTTCTTCTTTTGCTTTATTTGTACATGCCGAAAAAACGACAGCGATTGCGAATATTGCGAATAACCTTTTCATAATAATAAATTTAATTTGTTTTGTTAATGATAACTTAGAAAAAATGATGCCAAACTTAAAACTGGCTATTTATCTTCTAACGGGGAATGCCCGATACGCGCGCTGGTATCAGAGTCATCATCCTCACCATCTGGGTTATGGGAGATGCGATCACTGTCCTGATCATAACGAATACGGTTGTCTGAAGAACCATCTGCATCTAATCCCAAATTTTCTGTATCTGGTAGTACTTGCTTTTGCTGTTTCATATTCTATACGTTTAAATACATAACAAATGTTAGGCTTTTAGGTTTTTACCTTTCTATTCATTACTTTCACTGCATATATAGATTACATGATATGAGTACATTAGGAAAAGTTAAATGGTTCAATTCTTCTAAAGGGTTTGGTTTTATCACTCCTGAACAAGGAGGAAAAGATATTTTTGTTCATTTTTCAGCAATTGCAGGAGATGCATTTAAAAATCTCACTGAAGGAGATAGTGTTGAATTTGAATTAAACGAAGGAAAAAAAGGCCCTGAAGCCTCAAATGTTAAGGTTCTTTAATCTGATTGATTTCGCTTAAATGACGCTGGTCATAACAGCTAACATATAGAGGATGTCTTTGCAGGCATCCTCTTTTGTTTATATATAACTAGCTTTTATATTATAATACGGATGGAGACAAAAAAATACACGATTAGCATCCTTGGTTGCGGATGGTACGGACTGGCAATGGGAGGCTGCCTTGTTAAAAATGGTCACACTGTTAAGGGCTCTACAACTTCTGAAAATAAACTGGCCTTACTTGAAAAGGCCGGCATACAGCCTTACCTATTAAACTTAACAGACGATACCGCAACCGTCGCGGCTGACTTTTTTAAATCAGAGCTGCTGATCATAGCCTTGCCTCCAAAAAAGCTAACTACAGAAAAACAGGCTTACGATAAATGCATTGAGAGAATTGCAGCACTGGCCACAGCAGATGATGTTAAGCAAGTTATCTTTATCAGTTCTACTTCTGTTTATAAAGACAGCTGCGATTTGGTGGATGAGTATACGCGACCCCATGCCAGTACCTCCTCAGCAGAAGGAATTTTAGCTGCTGAGCATCTACTTTTCATGAACAACGGTTTTGTTACTACAGTGATCAGATTTGCGGGGCTGGTTGGACCGGAAAGAGCACCCGGTCGTTTTTTTGCCGGTAAAAAAGACATTCCAAATGGAAAAGCGCCTATAAACCTTATTCATTTGGATGATTGCCTTGGTATCACCCTTGCTATCATTGAGCTGTCTGCATTTGGGAATATCTATAATGCTTGTTGCCCGCATCACCCCGAAAAGCAGGATTTTTATACCAGAGCTACTTTAAATATAGGATTGCCTGTTCCTGCTTTTAAAGATGAACTTTTAACCTGGAAAAAAATATCGTCTGTACGTATTTCCGAAAATCTCAATTATCAATGGAAGGTGGGGAATTGGGATGAATGGCTTGAGGCTGAAAAATAATTGATATATTGGGTGGCTTTAGAAGAAGATAATATATGAAGTTAACGATATGGGGCGCAGCTAAACAGGTTACCGGAAGCATGCACCTTTTGCAACTGGAGGGTTATACCATTTTGGTAGATTGTGGATTGGATTATGAAAAGGGCACATATCAAGAAGAAAACCAGTACTTTCCTTTCGATCCGCGTGAGATAGATGTGGTTATTTTAACACATGCACACATTGACCATTCTGGAAATTTACCCACACTGGTGAGACTTGGCTTTAGTGGTCAGATTTTAAGCACCGCAGCCACAGCCGATTTAACCGAGATCCTATTGATGGACTCTGTGAATATCTTTTTGAGCAAACAGCAGAAAAGGTCTAAAGGTAGAAAACACCATAGCGGCCCACTGCCACTTTATGTTTATAAGCACGTTACAGAAACTATGGAGCGCTTTATAACAATAGGCTTTCATAAAGATTTCAAAATAAATACACAGGTATCGGTAACGTTCATTCCTGTTGGTCATTTGCTTGGTGCAGCGGCAGTGGTACTAACCGTAACCGAAAACGGCAGCCAGAAGAAAATTGCTTTTACCGGGGACATTGGCAGAAAGAATTATCCTGTATTAACAGATCCGGAACCTATTCCACAAGTAGATTATTTAGTAACCGAATCTACCTATGGCGGCAGGCTACATTCTAAAGACAGCACCCTGCAGGATAAACTTATTGAAACCATAAATGAAACCTGCATTAAATTTCCGGGGCGGCTGATTATTCCAGCCTTTAGTATAGGAAGGACACAGTCACTTGTATTTGCACTAAATAAGATCTTTAGCACAGGATTACTGCCGCCTGTTAAAGTTTTTGTTGACAGTCCACTGGCCAGTGCCGCAACGGAGGTATACAGAAAGCATCATCAATTGGTGAACGAAGAGGCCAGGGCTTTTTATAACAGGGCTGGTGATGAATTTGAATTTGATGGTCTCTCTTATGTGCATGACAAGAGAGAGAGTATTTCGATTTCTAATTATCATGAACCCTGCATCATCATATCCTCTGCCGGGATGCTTGAAGGAGGGCGGATACAAGACCATTTATATTATAACATCCAGAACTATTATTGCACAATTTTATTTATCGGGTACTGCGCAAAAGGCACACTTGGAAGCCGCCTGTTGCGTGGAGATCCTATTGTGCGATTAAGGAACAGGGACCTGATGGTATATGCAACCATTAAACAAACAGATCTGCTAAGCGGACATGGTGACCATGATGACCTGATCAATAATGCAAAGCATCAGAACCCTAAATTAACCAGGCATATTTTCCTGGTACACGGAGAAGATAAAAGTCTCCAAAGCCTGAGTAAGGCATTTAGCGAATTGGGATATACAGTAAGTATTCCTGAAAAAGGTGAAACTTTTATATTGTAATTTTATTTTTTGAGTTAAATTGTATCAAAAACTATACAGACAAATGCCTTTTTAAGCACAAGTAACTGCATAGAAATAATTTTATGCATACATAATAAAGTGTTGATATATAGCTTATTTAAGAAATAAGGGAATTAAAACCGGCTTTGGCAGGATTATTTCTATTGGGTAGTCAAATCAGTAATAAACGAGCTGATGACATCTAATGAATACAAAAATGAACTTAAAAATTACAAAATCGGCTTTGGTACTGTCCTTAGTAGGACTATCAAGCGCACTGTTTGCTCAGGACTCGGATACAACGAAACGTTTTGATAAAAAAGATTTCCGCACATGGTCAATTGGTTTAAACGGTGGTATGCTTACTCACTACACACCTTTCAACAACAGTAACAATGGTGATTATTACACGCCGAAAGAGAGCTGGGGTTACGGTGGTTACATCAAAAAACAAATTACTCCTGGATTTGGTTTACAGGCTGACTTCTTAGCTGGTAAAGTTGAAGGTATGAGAGCAAACGGTGCTTCTCTTACAACTGCTCAAAGAGATGCTTCTACTTTCTCTACCAGAATTGACTGGTCTGCAGCTTTAAAAGCTAATTTTACAATTGCTAACTTAAGCTTAAACCATAAAAATGGTGTATTTTCACCTTATTTAACTGCTGGTGCCGGTTACATGTCATCTAGTGCTGCTACTAACTTTGTAGGTGGTACTAATGATGGTTTCCAGGAAAACTGGTTTGTACCGGTTGGTGCAGGTTTTAAATTGGGATTATCTAACACGATTAACCTTGATTTTGGTTATGACGTAAACTTCATGAAATCTCATAATTTTGACGGCTTAGTTGGTAATGCTAATGACAGATTCTCTTATGCACACGCTGGTTTAGAGTTTGCACTGGGTAAAAAATCTAGTCCTCAATTGCAAAACTACAGTGCATTGGCTGCTTTACGTGAGCAAACTGCTGCTGAAAGTGCTGAGTTAAGAAGAGCATTATCTACACAAGAAGAAAATGCAAGAAGAGATAGAGAAGCTGCTGCTGCTAAATATGCTCAGGAAATGGGTGATGATGATGGTGATGGTGTAGCTAACAAATTTGACAAATGTCCAGGTACTCCATCAGGAACAGTTGTTGATGGTGCTGGTTGTCCACTAAGAGCTCCTTCTCAAATTATCAGAGAAAAAGTTATTGTAACTGAAGCTGACCGTAAAGTTGTTGGTGAAGCAATTAAAAACTTAGAGTTTGAATTGGGTAAAGCTACAATTAAAGCTAAATCTTATGAAACTTTGAACCGTGTAGCTGCTTTATTGGTTGAGAAAAACTTTAGCCTTAAATTAGCTGGCCACACAGATAACACTGGTTCAATGGCTTTAAACTTACGTTTATCTAAAGACAGAGCAGAAGCTGTTAAAGCTTACTTAGTGTCTCAAGGTGCTAACCCATCAGTAATTGAAGCAACTGGTTACGGTCCAAACCAACCAATTGCTACAAACAAAACTGCTGCTGGTCGTCAGCAAAACAGAAGAGTTGAATTCTCATTGTTCTAAACCTTGTTTAGATCATCCAGATTCAATTCCGGATATAAAAAAAGCCCGCAAAAATTTTGCGGGCTTTTTTTATGACATGTAGGCAATGGTTATCCCCTTAATTTCCTGTAAACCGCAGCAAGGAATGATTTTAAAAATGGAGCTACTCTTAAACTTTTCATGATTTGAAGATCTTCAAAAATAGACGTCTCTGCATCCAGAAAGGAAAAAATGGTTGAAGCAGGTGTGCCTTTAAATAAATCATAAAACAATTGGTGCCCCTGATAACGGTTTCCATCTAAAACATTTAGCAAGGTGCTATCATACAATTGTTGTTTTAAAGCTATTGTTTCTGCACCGAAACTGGCATGGCCGTGTTGTTTCAAACTATGAAGTATTTTTGAGATTGTTTTTTGTGTATTGATGAAAGTATATCCTGTGCTGGCTCTTGTATCACCTCCTGCAGTACCGATATTTACAATAGAGCCATCAAAACGATTAAACATATGATCTGTCATTGGGATAGCACCAAATTCCTCTTCAATAACTTTATATTGGGTTATATTTAATTCGTCATTTATATAGGTCTCAATTTTTGCGTCATACTCAGCTGGCCTTAACAAAGATTTAGAAAAAATGGTATACTCCACAAAAATTACAGATTCACTAAGCGGCAGGGTATAAAAAAAGGTTGTTCCATGCTCCTGACTGGTTCTAAAGTCCATTAAATGAGCGGCACGTAGGCGTGTAGGTTCGTTTAATTGTATAATAACCCCTTTAAAATGCTGTAAAAAATACTGACTGTGCGAATGTAAAACTGGTTTCTGGTAAATAGAATTAAATAAAAATTCACCTGCAAACTGATAGCGCGCGGTATGCAGAAAACTTTGCTGGTCTTTGTGATACCATGATCTAACTTCATCCAGGTAAAAGGAAACGTTGGGGAAGGTTTTTAAGTAAGCAAGTACAAAATTATAAAAATCAAGACTACGAATGGTACAATAAGTATAGGGAGCAGCGTCAAGATGTAATTGCTTTCCAGAATTGGAATAGAACAAAAGATCATTCCAACTATGGGATATGATTTCATCAAAATCTGTCTGCTCTTTTTTCCAGAACGACCAGGTTTTGTCGTTATTTTGCTTTGAATGTTTATCTACAACAACAATATGTTTATCATGCCATAAGCCCTCCTTTAAGGCACGATAAAGCAGGCTTAAGCCTGCCATTCCCCCACCGGAAATAATGATATCACACTTGATGTTTTCCATTGCATTTAAGTACTGAACCCAAATCTATGGAAACTATATGGGTAATTTTTGATTATGTTAATACTTCAAAATATTCACTGGCAATTTTATTAAAAATCTGCCTTGTGAGTGGCTTATGCATAAAGGTTACAATTTCTTTATTCTGCATAGCTAATGCTTCATCGTCTGGATTAGTCGAGGTAGTTAGCATGATTACTTTGATTTCTTCTTTCTGACGTTGATCCAGCGTCCCATACTCCTGCATAAAATCCCATCCACTCATGCCAGGCATATTGATATCTAAAAAGATCAATCCAGGTCTGGGAGCATCCATTTCGATGTTTTCATACTTTCCGGAAGAGGTTAAAAATTCTAAAGCCTCCCTGGCAGATGTGATGGATTTTACATCCACATCTATGTTTGATGTAGAAAGTATCTTTCGATGTATAAAGTTGGTCGGCACATCGTCATCAATTAATAAAACACAATTAAGGCCTTTATATTTAATTATCGGTTGTATATCTTCGCTTTTATCAGCTTTCATTATGGGGATTATTTGTTTAAGGTGAAACAAAAAGTACTGCCTTGCTGAAGGGTTGATTCTACATAAATCTCACCATCATGAAGCTCTACAATTTTTTTGCAATGTGCAAGGCCTATTCCGTTGCCTTCATATTCTGACCTATGGTTTAAACGCTGAAAAATAACAAATATTTTCTCTTTATAGCGTTCGTCCAGGCCTATTCCGTTGTCTCTAACTAAAAATTTCCAACCCTGCTCCTGCTTTTCAGCGGATATTTCTATTTCTGGAATGCTACCAGGCTTTCTAAATTTTATAGCATTACTGATTAGATTTTGAAAAAGTTGTCTGATTTGGGTTTCATTCCCATTTACTACCGGCAAATTATTAAAATAAATGTTAGCACCGCTTTTTTGAATACTGGAATGCAAATCATTTTTAACCTGTTCTACCAAAATTTCGCAATCTACAGTACTAATCCTGCTCACACCGATCCTGGAGTAATCCAGCAATCCTTTAATGAGTTCTTTCATCCGCTCAGCAGATTGAGAGATATAGCTAAGATAAAGCAGCCCATCGTTATCCAGGCTTCCAGAATATTCTTCTTTTAATAAATCAATAAAATTGGTTACGGTTAACAAGGGCTCTTGTAAATCATGAGAAGCGATGTAGACAAACTGCTCTAATTGCTTGTTATAAGCAGCTAATTCTCTGGCATAGTTCCGTATTGCCCTGTCTTTCCTCATTTTTTCAGTGAGGTCCCGGGTAACTTTAGAAAATCCAAGTACATTTTTATTTTCATCGTACATGGCTTTAATGAGGATGCTGCCCCAAAAACGGTGTCCGTCTTTTTTTACCCGCCAGCCTTCATCTGATGCTTTACCAAGTTTTACGGCTGCCTGAAGCAGGGATTCGGGCTTTCCATTCAGCAAATCTTCCTCCGTATAGAAGATTCTGAAATTTTTACCAATAACTTCGGCTGAGCTATATCCTTTGATGTTTTCTGCTCCTTTGTTCCAGTCTACAATGTTCCCCTCTTTATCTAAAAATAAAATAGCATAATCTTCTATTTCATCTAGCATATTAAGGAGTTCCGTTTGATCTTTACCGAAGTGCATTTATAACATCTATATTAAGTTGATAGGTTAAGGCCATTTTCAAAATACGAGCCAATTAAAAAAGCGGCTTGATTTGGCTTTAATATGGCCCTTTCTAATAAATCGAGCAATTATTTCTCATATTGTGGAGTAAACAAATTCCCATGTTTACACACCTGACCACACGGTATCGAGAAACCATTTTTTTGAATCATAGAAATGTGCAATCGGTTTAAAACCTGCCGCTCTTGCAATAGCATCGGTTTCTTCGACACTATATTTTTGAGAGATTTCCATATCAATATATTCATTTTCTTTGAAATGAAAGGTATGGTCTGAGATATTTACTACCTGATCCGTCAAACTGATCAGGTAGCTTCTGCATGCACCGGTAGAGGGATCGTAGGATGGATAATGTTCAAACTGGCTAAGGATAAAATTTCCCTTTAGTTCGCGGTTGATTCTTTTAAGCAGGTTAAGGTTAAAATCACGGGTGTATCCCGCTGCATCATTATACGCTGCACGGATGACGCGCGGATGCTTTTTTAGATCGAAACCAATCAGTAGCAAGTCGTCTGGTTTTAGCAGGGTACGTAACCTTTTACAAAAATCCAGGGCTTCATCAGGTTTAAAGTTACCGATGTTACCTCCCAGAAAGAGCACTACCTTTTTACGTGAAGATATTGCATAGGCTTTTTGGAGCATTTCAAAATATTCTCCGTTTAAACCTGTTACTTTAAGTCCTGGTATGGCATTGGGAAGATTTTTTTCCAGGTAATTGACCATACTAGAAGAGATGTCTATAGGCATGTAGGTGAAATCTGCACCTTGTTCATGAAGCTCAGCAAGCAGATAACTGGATTTTGTGGCGTCCCCCGCTCCGAGCTCAACCAAATCAAATTCAGCAAAGCCATTTTTTAATGTTAATGCAAGCTCCTTTGTACGCGTTTTGAAAATTTCCATTTCACAATTCGTGGGGTAATATTCTACACTACCCATAATCTGCTGAAAGAGCTTATCTCCTGCTTCATCATAAAAATATTTGGAGTTCAAGCTTTTTGGGCTTTGATTCAGGTCTCGTAAAACCTCTTTTAAAAATTGTTCCATGGTTTATTTTGCAAGCCTGATTCCGCTAAACATCCACCTTAATTGAGGGTGAAAAAAATTTCTGTAGGTTGACCGACTGTGGTTTAATGAGCTGGCAACTGATGCGCCCCGAAGTACCTTTTGGTTAACCATAAATTTGCCATTGTACTCTCCTAATGCTCCTGCGGCCTTCGAAAATCCAGGATATGGAAGATATGCACTTTCGGTCCACTCCCATAAGTTACCCCATTGTAATTGAGCAGCCGCAACTTCCCATTCAAATTCTGTTGGCAAGCGCATTCCCTTCCATTGTGCAAAGGCTGCAGCTTCATAATAACTTATATGGTTTACCGGTTTCGCAGCTGCTATTGGCCGTAATCCTGAAAGGGTGTAGCTATACCAACAATCTTCTATTTTATACCAATACATTGGTGACTGTATCAGATTTTCATTAACCCAATCCCATCCTTCGGCATGCCATAAATTGAAGTTGCTATAACCTCCATCTTGTATAAAATCAAGATATTCTGAATTACTGACCAGCTTTGTGGATATACTAAAATCCTGAATATACGTTTTATGCCTGCCCAATTCATTATCAAAATGAAAGCCTGAACCATTAAAACCTATTTCATAAACACCTTCGCTAATATCAATCCAATGTTCTGTATTGGCAGTGGTATCAGCTAAATTTTGATCTATTGTTTCAGTACTGTAAGCAGGGAAAAGGGGATTATGTCCTAAAATATATTTAATATCATACCACAACAGTTCTTGATGTTGCTCTTCATGATTTAAGCCTAATTGCATTAACGCTTCGATTTCAGCATTTGGGCTTGTGCTTAAAAAGCCTTCCATCGCTTCATCTACATAAGCCCTATATAAAAATACTTCATCTACAGTAGGCCGACTTAGGTTGCCACGATCTGTACGAATTACTCTAGCCCCAATATTTTCATAATAACTATTGAAAACATAATTGTATTCTATGTTATAGGGAACGTATGCTGCAGCATGAGGGATCAGGATAAATGTTTCAAAAAACCATGTTGTATGCCCTAAATGCCATTTTGGTGGACTTACATCTACTATGGGTTGCACCACATAATCTTCCTTTTGCAATTTCGAACAAATCAGTACGCTATGCGCCCTGACTTTGGCATACTGCTTCCAAAGTGACATGCTTTATTTAGTTAAATGTTTGGTTAAATCTGTTATGCTATTGATCTGCAA
This genomic window contains:
- the egtB gene encoding ergothioneine biosynthesis protein EgtB, with translation MSLWKQYAKVRAHSVLICSKLQKEDYVVQPIVDVSPPKWHLGHTTWFFETFILIPHAAAYVPYNIEYNYVFNSYYENIGARVIRTDRGNLSRPTVDEVFLYRAYVDEAMEGFLSTSPNAEIEALMQLGLNHEEQHQELLWYDIKYILGHNPLFPAYSTETIDQNLADTTANTEHWIDISEGVYEIGFNGSGFHFDNELGRHKTYIQDFSISTKLVSNSEYLDFIQDGGYSNFNLWHAEGWDWVNENLIQSPMYWYKIEDCWYSYTLSGLRPIAAAKPVNHISYYEAAAFAQWKGMRLPTEFEWEVAAAQLQWGNLWEWTESAYLPYPGFSKAAGALGEYNGKFMVNQKVLRGASVASSLNHSRSTYRNFFHPQLRWMFSGIRLAK